One genomic window of Mycteria americana isolate JAX WOST 10 ecotype Jacksonville Zoo and Gardens chromosome Z, USCA_MyAme_1.0, whole genome shotgun sequence includes the following:
- the IL31RA gene encoding interleukin-31 receptor subunit alpha — MFNCLIWMFVLLCSSASDENSIRDADIFPSSPEIERGSTLKLFCVLGKRYTPHRNASHIIWKLNHELIAQENYNIVNETVSSITIHNFTYSKAHVKCFTKYLGKEQLLVHTEVKSGFPPDTPGNISCIYYFDAELTCTWTSGRETNLTTNYTLYRKMMTEGRVPLPNTVHSCQSKTESCSFYYPDTPYSSSFCFQVKAENVLGEASSDCVPIPMEKIEKSEPPEILSVKKITGIKQLLTVTWKMPEKIIPSQNFICQVQYRNLYSNSSEFVTVPLNSAEKIGSCNLTGLWDSTEYSVAIRCISVVSIFWSEWSRGKTARTEEKAPSEKVDLWRVIESSHPAGSRSVHLMWKALNSFPPSGRILGYKIQYFPEHNAALKMTNITTDKKIILLLNEEAYIISVTAYNSAGNSPEAILRIPSTDEKTSQVVESVRTFTTNEEVVVEWIASEPEVTEYVVEWYEEVETDPFGRSWQYVSNSTHWKSNKKNFKPFICYNISVYPLYGNEVAAPYSIQTYIQEKKPSEGPVADTGIPGKNEVTIKWKEISKDKRNGFISNYTIFYKPEDGKELNETVNSDVLQYRLKSLQANTQYTVYIMASNEAGGTSGEPKTFKTLKFNKEDIIFIALPVGLSMLFLLGLWITCILKKHALKKACWPDIPNPAESIVVEWPLDASMNNSFLKGVTSEAKTIDFEDVSVLEHCFPEESQEGSLLMNCENHVSECTDINAKGMINGEKKILYNEENEVAKCFSPSMPYIITDQDIRSQMHSALIPVKEIQPIEMLEDDLCESQQTSVKNEDNYNEEVLKLEDFSEKAMFNPYLKNSVKTREFLISENLPEHSKSEPKSQSTVLPPFQQNVAGQSYVTLDMFGLATAH; from the exons atgttcaACTGTTTGATTTGGATGTTtgtcctgctctgcagctctgcatcaG aTGAAAACTCTATCAGAGATGCTGacatttttccttcatctcctgAAATTGAAAGAGGATCCACCCTGAAACTATTTTGTGTTCTTGGAAAACGGTACACACCTCACAGAAATGCAAGCCACATCATCTGGAAATTGAATCATGAATTGATTGCTCAGGAAAACTACAACATTGTGAATGAGACTGTATCTAGTATAACCATCCATAATTTCACTTACAGCAAAGCTCATGTGAAGTGTTTCACTAAGTACTTGGGCAAGGAGCAGCTTTTGGTTCACACTGAAGTTAAATCAGGCT TTCCACCAGACACACCAGGAAATATTTCCTGCATTTATTACTTTGATGCTGAACTTACCTGcacctggacttcaggaagagaaacaaatctTACAACAAACTATACTCTTTACCGAAAAAT gATGACAGAAGGAAGGGTGCCTCTTCCAAATACAGTGCACTCCTGCCAAAGCAAAACGGAGTCATGCTCATTTTACTATCCAGATACTCCATATAgtagttctttctgttttcaggtgAAAGCTGAAAACGTTTTGGGTGAAGCCTCATCAGATTGTGTTCCTATACCTATGGAAAAaatag AGAAATCTGAACCTCCTGAAAtactttcagttaaaaaaatcacTGGTATAAAGCAGTTGCTTACAGTAACCTGGAAAATGCCTGAGAAGATTATCCCTTCACAAAATTTCATTTGCCAGGTTCAATACAGAAATTTGTATTCAAACTCTTCG GAATTTGTCACTGTCCCACTgaattctgcagagaaaatagGATCATGTAATCTCACAGGTCTGTGGGACTCCACAGAATATTCAGTTGCCATTCGGTGTATCAGTGTTGTGTCAATATTCTGGAGTGAATGGAGTAGAGGGAAAACagcaaggacagaagagaaag CTCCTTCAGAAAAAGTGGATTTGTGGAGGGTAATTGAGTCTTCACACCCAGCTGGAAGCAGATCTGTACATCTTATGTGGAAG gcattAAACAGCTTTCCACCTTCTGGCAGAATTTTAGGctacaaaatacagtattttccagAACACAATGCTGCACTTAAAATGACAAACATCACTACcgataagaaaattattttacttttaaatgaagAGGCATATATAATATCTGTTACTGCCTATAACTCTGCTGGAAATTCTCCTGAAGCTATTTTGAGGATTCCATCCACTGATGAAAAAA CTTCTCAGGTTGTTGAATCAGTGAGGACCTTTACAACAAATGAAGAAGTGGTTGTGGAATGGATAGCCTCTGAACCAGAAGTAACCGAATATGTAGTTGAGTGGTATGAGGAAGTGGAGACGGATCCTTTTGGTAGATCATGGCAATACGTATCAAATTCTACACACTGGAAAAGTAACAAAA aaaacTTTAAACCATTTATATGCTATAACATCTCAGTGTATCCTCTCTATGGAAATGAAGTAGCAGCTCCGTATTCCATACAAACGTATATTCAAGAAAAAA AGCCATCAGAAGGACCTGTGGCTGACACAGgcattcctgggaaaaatgaagtTACAATAAAATGGAAGGAGATTTCAAAGGATAAAAGAAATGGATTTATCAGTAACTATACAATATTTTATAAACCTGAAGATGGAAAAGAATTGA ATGAAACAGTGAACTCCGATGTTCTGCAATACAGACTGAAGTCCTTACAAGCTAATACACAATATACTGTCTATATCATGGCAAGCAATGAAGCTGGTGGAACCAGTGGAGAGCCCAAAACCTTCAAGACTTTGAAATTCA ATAAAGAAGATATTATTTTCATTGCTCTACCTGTTGGATTAAGCATGTTGTTTCTGTTAGGCCTTTGGATaacatgcattttgaaaaaacatGC GTTGAAAAAGGCTTGCTGGCCTGATATACCCAATCCTGCGGAGAGCATTGTAGTGGAGTGGCCTCTTGATGCATCTATG aataattcatttttgAAGGGAGTGACATCTGAGGCTAAAACTATAGACTTTGAAGATGTAAGTGTTTTGGAACATTGCTTTCCTGAAGAAAGTCAGGAAGGATCACTGCTAATGAATTGTGAAAACCATGTTTCTGAATGTACTGATATTAATGCAAAAGGCAtgattaatggagaaaaaaagatcctgtataatgaagaaaatgaagtagcTAAATGTTTTTCACCATCCATGCCTTATATAATTACTGATCAAGATATCAGAAGTCAAATGCATTCAGCTTTGATACCAGTGAAAGAAATCCAACCCATAGAAATGCTGGAAGATGATTTATGTGAATCCCAACAGACTTcagttaaaaatgaagacaattatAATGAAGAAGTTTTAAAGCTGGAAGATTTCAGTGAAAAAGCAATGTTCAATCCGTACCTTAAAAATTCTGTTAAAACAAGGGAGTTTCTTATTTCTGAGAACTTGCCAGAACACAGTAAGAGTGAACCCAAAAGCCAGTCAACTGTCTTACCTCCTTTTCAACAAAATGTCGCGGGACAGTCCTATGTAACACTGGACATGTTTGGGCTGGCCACAGCTCATTAA